In a genomic window of Thunnus thynnus chromosome 16, fThuThy2.1, whole genome shotgun sequence:
- the c16h14orf28 gene encoding uncharacterized protein C14orf28 homolog: MESRFCVLNDTEDLQTQISNTENSFHFERSKTLFEEIRASINNNDEEDRSFWRPVLPWGGVFTIKAGRKAISCTPLYVKINLKNTCTIDGFLMILYVILRDNQGFPQELAVFLGKHFVDHFLYLMDSCDYTTVKMLWIWGRMSKRQYRSAIHQAALEIDLFGNEHENFTENLENLMSTIQESLCTNWSCPSRFQEFIKTTINISPPHELPHRDPIQSAVDGFFCPKLLLCAELGCDGLREFSQRVFCNGPPPFVILNMQQWKSEELSYVPYHLALCQHRYLLEGATLFNREEHHYSAAFQIDGCWMHYDGLRSDNLILLHKPPELLLLSSLVYIRASDK; encoded by the exons atGGAGAGTAGATTCTGCGTTTTGAACGACACTGAAGACCTCCAAACGCAAATttcaaacactgagaacagttTTCACTTCGAAAG GTCTAAGACACTGTTTGAGGAGATTCGTGCCTCCATCAACAACAATGACGAAGAGGACCGCTCCTTTTGGAGGCCTGTGCTCCCATGGGGCGGCGTCTTTACCATCAAGGCAGGGCGGAAGGCTATATCATGCACCCCTCTGTACGTCAAAATCAACCTGAAAAACACATGCACCATCGATGGCTTCCTCATGATCCTGTACGTGATCCTGCGGGACAACCAGGGCTTTCCCCAGGAGTTGGCTGTCTTCCTGGGCAAGCACTTTGTGGATCATTTCCTCTACCTGATGGACTCCTGTGACTACACTACAGTCAAGATGCTGTGGATCTGGGGCAGGATGTCTAAACGACAGTACCGCTCAGCGATCCACCAGGCAGCACTGGAGATTGACTTGTTTGGTAATGAGCATGAGAACTTCACAGAGAACCTAGAAAACCTCATGTCCACCATACAGGAGAGCCTGTGCACTAACTGGAGCTGTCCATCCCGCTTCCAGGAATTCATCAAGACTACAATAAACATCAG cCCTCCTCATGAGCTGCCTCACAGAGACCCTATTCAGTCGGCTGTGGACGGGTTCTTCTGCCCTAAGCTCCTGCTCTGCGCAGAACTGGG GTGTGATGGTCTAAGAGAGTTCTCTCAGAGGGTTTTCTGCAATGGACCCCCACCCTTTGTCATTCTCAACATGCAGCAGTGGAAGTCAGAGGAGCTGTCCTATGTCCCCTACCATCTAGCCCTCTGCCAGCACAG GTACTTACTAGAGGGCGCCACACTCTTCAACAGGGAGGAGCATCACTACTCTGCAGCCTTCCAGATAGACGGCTGCTGGATGCACTATGACGGTCTGAGGAGTGACAATCTGATCCTGTTACACAAGCCACCAGAGCtcctgctgctgtcctctctgGTCTACATCCGTGCCTCCGACAAGTGA
- the mthfd1b gene encoding C-1-tetrahydrofolate synthase, cytoplasmic: MSAQIISGKEVSAQVRQRLKNEVEQMKLQDPNFRPGLVVLQVGDRDDSNLYISMKLKAAAEIGINATHMRLPKTATEEEILHSITEVNENSSIHGLIVQLPLDSIHKIDTEKVTNAVAPEKDVDGLTSINAGKLSRGDLGDCFIPCTPNGCMELIRQTGVSVAGKRAVVIGRSKIVGAPMHDLLLWNHATVTTCHSKTADLAGEVGKADILVVGIGKAEMVKGEWIKKGAVVIDCGINHVPDETKPSGKRVVGDVQYASAKEQAGFITPVPGGVGPMTVAMLMANTVLSARRFLESHQPGKWDISYTKLNLQKPVPSDIVISRSCVPKPIGHLAREVGLLSDEVELYGKTKAKVQLNIIKRLQGQPDGKYVVVTGITPTPLGEGKSTTTIGLVQALGAHMKLNVFACVRQPSQGPTFGIKGGAAGGGYSQVIPMEEFNLHLTGDIHAITAANNLVAAAIDARMFHEYTQTDKALYNRLVPLSGGQRKFSPVQINRLKKLGIEKTDPSTLNEEEITRFARLDIEPSSVTWQRVLDTNDRFLRKITIGQSPTEKGYTREAQFDITVASEIMAVLALTSSLEDMRQRLAKMVVATSRSGQPITTEDLGVCGALTVLMKDAIKPNLMQTLEGNPVFVHAGPFANIAHGNSSILADKIALKLVGPEGFVVTEAGFGADIGMEKFFNIKCRYSGLRPHVVVLVATVRALKMHGGGPTVTAGMPLPKEYIEENLELLEKGCSNMRKQIENAKHFGVPVVVAVNAFKTDTMAELELVCNMAKAAGAFDAVRCSHWAEGGAGAVALGQAVQRATEAPSSFKFLYDLELPIADKIRIIAQKIYGADDIELLPEAQQKVELYTKQGFGNLPICMAKTHLSLSHEADKKGVPTGFILPIRDIRASVGAGFLFPLVGTMPTIPGLPTRPCFYDIDLDPETEQVNGLF, translated from the exons ATGTCAGCTCAAATCATAAGTGGGAAAGAGGTTTCAGC gCAAGTGAGGCAGCGTTTGAAGAATGAGGTTGAGCAGATGAAGCTGCAGGACCCCAACTTCAGACCTGGTCTAGTGGTTCTACAG GTTGGAGACCGTGATGATTCAAATCTCTATATCAGCATGAAGTTGAAGGCAGCAGCAGAG ATTGGAATAAATGCAACACATATGAGACTTCCCAAGActgcaacagaggaggag atTCTTCACAGTATCACAGAGGTGAATGAGAACTCGTCTATCCATGGCCTCATTGTCCAGCTGCCCTTAGACTCAATCCACAAGATCGACACAGAGAAGGTCACCAACGCCGTGGCCCCAGAGAAGGATGTAGACGG ACTGACCAGCATAAATGCAGGGAAGCTGTCTCGTGGAGACCTGGGCGATTGCTTCATCCCCTGCACGCCAAACGGCTGCATGGAACTGATCAGACAGACCG GTGTGTCTGTGGCAGGGAAGAGAGCGGTTGTGATTGGTCGCAGCAAGATTGTGGGTGCACCGATGCATGACCTGCTGCTGTGGAACCACGCCACTGTCACCACCTGTCACTCTAAAACCGCTGATCTCGCTGGGGAG GTGGGCAAAGCAGATATTCTGGTTGTCGGCATTGGGAAAGCAGAGATGGTAAAAGGAGAGTGGATCAAGAAAGGAGCAGTGGTCATCGACTGTGGCATCAACCATGTTCCAG ATGAGACTAAACCTAGTGGGAAGAGGGTGGTGGGTGATGTCCAGTATGCTTCAGCCAAGGAGCAGGCTGGCTTCATCACCCCGGTGCCTGGCGGTGTGGGACCCATGACTGTGGCCATGCTGATGGCG aacACAGTGCTGAGTGCAAGGCGTTTCCTGGAGAGCCATCAACCAGGGAAGTGGGACATTTCGTACACCAAACTCAATCTCCAGAAGCCCGTGCCAAG TGACATTGTGATTTCTCGCTCCTGTGTGCCCAAGCCCATTGGCCATCTAGCAAGGGAGGTGGGCCTTCTGTCTGATGAGGTGGAGCTCTATGGCAAGACCAAGGCCAAGGTCCAACTGAATATTATCAAACGCCTGCAGGGTCAACCAGACGGCAAATATGTGGTGGTCACTGG CATTACACCCACTCCTCTGGGGGAGGGAAAGAGCACCACCACCATCGGCCTGGTCCAGGCGCTGGGAGCCCACATGAAGCTCAATGTGTTCGCTTGTGTCCGACAGCCTTCACAGGGACCCACCTTCGGCATTAAAG GGGGTGCCGCAGGAGGTGGATATTCTCAAGTCATTCCGATGGAAGAG TTCAATCTCCATCTCACCGGCGACATTCATGCCATCACGGCTGCCAACAACTTGGTGGCTGCTGCCATCGACGCCCGCATGTTCCACGAgtacacacaaactgacaag GCCCTGTACAATCGCTTGGTTCCCCTCAGTGGAGGACAGAGGAAGTTCTCCCCCGTCCAGATTAACAGACTAAAA AAACTGGGCATAGAGAAGACCGATCCCTCTACTCTGAATGAGGAAGAGATCACCCGCTTTGCCCGTCTGGACATTGAACCAAGCTCTGTCACCTGGCAGAGAG TGTTGGATACCAATGATCGATTCCTGAGGAAGATCACAATCGGCCAGTCGCCTACTGAAAAGGGATACACAAGAGAG GCCCAGTTTGACATCACAGTGGCCAGTGAAATCATGGCAGTGCTCGCCCTCACCAGCAGCCTGGAGGACATGCGTCAGCGTCTAGCCAAGATGGTCGTGGCCACCAGCCGCAGCGGACAGCCTATCACCACCGAGGATCTG GGTGTTTGTGGTGCTCTAACTGTGCTAATGAAAGATGCCATCAAGCCAAACCTGATGCAGACTTTGGAG GGAAACCCTGTTTTTGTCCATGCGGGTCCCTTTGCCAACATCGCCCACGGCAACTCCTCCATCCTGGCTGATAAAATTGCTTTGAAATTGGTCGGACCcgagggctttgtag TGACGGAGGCTGGCTTTGGTGCTGACATCGGCATGGAGAAGTTCTTCAACATCAAGTGCCGCTACTCAGGCCTAAGGCCCCatgtggtggtgttggtggccACTGTGCGAGCCCTGAAGATGCACGGAGGAGGACCAACG GTCACTGCTGGGATGCCTCTGCCTAAGGAATATATCGAAGAG AacctggagctgctggagaaggGTTGCAGCAACATGAGGAAGCAGATAGAGAACGCAAAGCACTTCGGCGTGCCTGTGGTGGTGGCCGTCAATGCTTTCAA GACCGACACCATGGCTGAGCTGGAGTTGGTCTGCAACATGGCCAAAGCTGCCGGAGCCTTCGATGCTGTGCGCTGCTCCCACTGGGCCGAGGGTGGAGCCGGCGCAGTGGCCCTTGGTCAGGCCGTCCAGAGGGCCACTGAGGCCCCCAGCAGCTTCAAGTTCCTCTATGATTTGGAG CTCCCTATTGCTGATAAGATTCGAATAATCGCCCAGAAGATCTACGGAGCGGATGATATTGAGCTTCTCCCGGAGGCCCAGCAGAAGGTGGAGCTCTACACCAAACAG GGTTTCGGCAATCTGCCGATCTGCATGGCGAAGACACACCTGTCGCTCTCTCACGAGGCAGACAAGAAGGGTGTGCCCACAGGGTTCATCCTGCCAATCAGAGACATCCGTGCCAGTGTGGGCGCTGGCTTTCTCTTCCCGCTAGTTGGGACG ATGCCCACAATCCCTGGTCTGCCAACCAGGCCATGTTTCTATGATATTGACCTGGATCCTGAGACTGAGCAGGTCAACGGGCTCTTCTAA